A section of the Ovis canadensis isolate MfBH-ARS-UI-01 breed Bighorn chromosome 1, ARS-UI_OviCan_v2, whole genome shotgun sequence genome encodes:
- the LOC138425483 gene encoding small ribosomal subunit protein uS15-like: MGHMHAPGKGRSQLPLPYRPSVPTWLKLTSDDMKEQIYKLAKKGLTPSQIGVILRDSHGVVQVHFVTGNKILRILKSRGLAPDLPEDLYHLIKKAVAVRKHLERNGKDKDAKFHLILIESRIHRLSPYYKTKRLLPPNWKYESSTASALVA; the protein is encoded by the coding sequence ATGGGTCACATGCACGCTCCCGGGAAGGGCAGGTCCCAGTTGCCTCTGCCCTACCGCCCCAGCGTCCCCACCTGGCTGAAGCTCACCTCTGACGACATGAAGGAGCAGATCTACAAACTGGCCAAGAAGGGCCTGACTCCTTCACAGATCGGTGTGATCCTGAGAGACTCTCATGGTGTTGTGCAAGTACATTTTGTGACAGGCAACAAAATCTTGAGAATTCTTAAGTCCAGAGGACTTGCTCCTGATCTCCCTGAAGATCTCTATCATTTAATTAAGAAAGCTGTTGCTGTTCGAAAGCATCTTGAGAGGAATGGAAAGGATAAAGATGCTAAATTCCATCTGATTCTGATTGAGAGCCGTATTCACCGGTTGTCTCCATACTACAAGACCAAACGACTCCTACCCCCCAATTGGAAATACGAGTCATCCACAGCCTCTGCCCTGGTTGCATAA